In Syntrophotaleaceae bacterium, a genomic segment contains:
- the secD gene encoding protein translocase subunit SecD, with protein MSKSIKVRGGLVLFCILLSLISLAPTFFKDRLPQWWQKAFDPIQLGLDLQGGMHLVLGVDVDKAVESQLDTIADEIEALLREKDIVFRRVEQKSAASLAITVYDEQSGTRVDALMDENFPSLEPLTLSTQGGYIEKNYRLSDNEVHRIKEYAVRQALETMRNRVDQFGVSEPTLQRQAGNRILIQLPGVKDPERAIALLGKTARLEFMLVADDVDPQQALRGQLPPGTKLLYERHVDPRTGRATETPIVVRDKTVLTGDLLSDARMSINPQFNEPYVALDFNAVGARRFDQITGGNTGRRLAIVLDDTVYSAPVIRERISGGSAQISGSFTEQEATDLAIVLRAGSLPAPVKIMEDRTVGPSLGFDSIRKGIVSVVIGGIALVLAMGIYYRWSGIVANFALVLNLLFILALLSLFKATLTLPGIGGIVLTLGMAVDANVLIFERIREELRIGKTARAALDAGFAKAFWTIIDANVTTLIAALVLFQFGTGPVKGFAVTLSIGIVASLFTAIFVSRVVFDFFLTRFEVKRLSV; from the coding sequence ATGTCCAAGAGCATCAAGGTTCGAGGGGGGCTGGTCCTTTTCTGTATTCTGCTCTCGCTGATATCGCTGGCACCCACCTTTTTTAAGGATCGATTGCCCCAATGGTGGCAAAAGGCATTTGATCCAATACAGCTCGGCCTCGACCTTCAGGGCGGAATGCATCTGGTTCTCGGGGTCGACGTCGACAAGGCGGTGGAGAGCCAGCTGGACACCATCGCGGATGAAATCGAAGCGTTGCTGAGAGAGAAGGATATCGTCTTCAGGAGGGTTGAGCAGAAATCGGCGGCTTCCCTGGCCATTACCGTTTACGACGAGCAGAGCGGGACCAGGGTGGATGCCCTGATGGACGAGAATTTTCCCAGTCTCGAGCCGTTGACCCTGTCGACACAGGGTGGCTACATCGAAAAAAATTATCGTTTGAGCGACAACGAAGTCCATCGGATCAAGGAGTACGCCGTTCGCCAGGCACTGGAAACGATGCGCAACCGGGTCGACCAGTTCGGGGTCAGTGAACCGACCCTGCAACGGCAGGCCGGCAATCGTATCCTCATTCAGCTGCCGGGGGTCAAGGATCCCGAGCGCGCCATCGCCCTGCTCGGCAAAACCGCCCGCCTTGAATTCATGCTGGTGGCGGATGACGTCGATCCGCAGCAGGCCCTTCGCGGCCAACTGCCGCCCGGGACCAAACTGCTCTATGAGCGGCATGTCGATCCGCGGACCGGCAGGGCTACGGAAACCCCGATCGTTGTCAGGGACAAGACCGTCCTGACCGGCGATCTGCTTTCCGACGCCCGCATGAGCATCAATCCCCAGTTCAACGAACCCTACGTGGCCCTCGATTTCAACGCCGTCGGTGCCCGGCGCTTCGACCAGATCACGGGCGGCAATACCGGTCGGCGACTGGCCATCGTTCTGGACGACACGGTCTATTCCGCTCCCGTTATTCGGGAACGGATCTCCGGCGGCAGCGCCCAGATCAGCGGGTCCTTCACCGAACAGGAGGCAACCGACCTGGCCATCGTCCTGCGGGCCGGCTCCCTGCCGGCGCCGGTGAAGATCATGGAAGACCGTACGGTCGGTCCCTCCCTGGGTTTCGATTCGATCAGGAAGGGGATTGTTTCGGTGGTCATCGGCGGTATCGCGCTGGTGTTGGCCATGGGCATCTATTATCGCTGGTCCGGAATCGTCGCCAACTTCGCCCTGGTGCTGAACCTGCTGTTCATCCTGGCCCTGCTGAGTCTGTTCAAGGCGACTCTGACCCTGCCCGGGATCGGCGGCATCGTTCTGACCCTGGGGATGGCGGTGGATGCCAACGTGCTCATTTTTGAAAGGATCCGGGAAGAGCTGCGTATCGGCAAGACCGCCCGGGCAGCTCTCGATGCCGGGTTCGCCAAGGCTTTCTGGACCATCATCGACGCCAACGTCACGACTCTGATCGCTGCCCTGGTGCTGTTCCAGTTCGGTACCGGTCCGGTCAAGGGCTTTGCCGTCACGCTCTCCATTGGCATCGTTGCTTCGCTGTTTACCGCGATTTTCGTCTCGCGGGTTGTCTTCGATTTCTTCCTGACCCGATTTGAGGTCAAACGGCTCAGCGTCTAG
- the secF gene encoding protein translocase subunit SecF gives MQIINPDINLDFVGKRRIAVIFSLILILVGLVSLVSKGGPNYGIDFAGGTVVQVMFLEETKAADIRKALEGVDLRGLTVQRFGDEANEFLLRAQSTSDQLEGMARQINSLLTQAYGEGKVEIRRVEMVGPQVGKDLRKKGLMAIVYAMVGILIYVTWRFEFRFAVGAILALVHDVMITLGAFSLFNKEIDLPIIAAFLAIIGYSLNDTIIVYDRIRENMGKHAKDGFADIINRSINETLSRTFLTSGTTLLVVLALFLFGGGVIHNFAFALLVGIIVGTYSSIFVASPLLLFWENYRAQRKTRTA, from the coding sequence ATGCAAATTATCAATCCTGACATCAATCTCGATTTCGTCGGCAAACGCCGCATTGCCGTCATCTTTTCCCTGATACTGATCCTGGTCGGTCTCGTCTCGCTGGTGAGCAAGGGCGGACCCAACTACGGCATCGATTTCGCCGGAGGTACGGTCGTTCAGGTGATGTTTCTCGAGGAGACCAAGGCAGCGGATATCCGCAAGGCTCTGGAAGGGGTGGACCTGCGCGGCCTGACGGTGCAGAGATTCGGCGACGAGGCCAACGAATTTCTGCTGCGGGCGCAGAGTACCAGTGACCAACTGGAGGGTATGGCACGGCAGATCAACAGTCTCCTGACCCAGGCCTACGGCGAAGGGAAGGTGGAGATCCGCCGGGTCGAAATGGTCGGGCCGCAGGTCGGCAAGGATCTGCGCAAGAAGGGGCTCATGGCCATTGTCTACGCCATGGTCGGCATCCTGATCTACGTCACCTGGCGATTCGAATTCCGCTTTGCGGTCGGTGCCATTCTTGCCCTGGTGCACGACGTTATGATCACCCTCGGGGCTTTTTCCCTGTTCAACAAGGAGATCGACCTCCCCATCATTGCGGCATTTCTCGCCATCATCGGTTATTCTCTGAACGACACCATCATCGTCTATGATCGCATCAGGGAAAACATGGGGAAACATGCCAAAGACGGATTTGCCGACATTATCAACCGCAGTATAAATGAGACCCTCAGCCGCACCTTCCTGACCTCGGGTACGACCCTGCTGGTGGTGCTGGCACTCTTCCTGTTCGGCGGTGGCGTCATTCACAACTTCGCCTTCGCCCTGCTGGTCGGGATCATCGTCGGAACCTACTCCTCAATTTTCGTGGCCAGCCCCCTGCTGCTCTTCTGGGAAAATTACAGGGCCCAAAGGAAGACCCGTACCGCCTGA
- the recJ gene encoding single-stranded-DNA-specific exonuclease RecJ, with translation MNLKKVTGFRWEPRGEPAVALVGALAKSLGLSPLTATVLGQRGVRHEEEGRLFLEGRLDAIPDPFQMKDMTAAVDRLAKAIHKGEPIAVHGDYDVDGITGTALLVETLRRFGATVEFFIPLRLKDGYGLSGEALQRAAEAGARVAVSVDCGVSAQQEAKLAEELGLDLIITDHHQVPAELPRALAVVNPGRPDCPFPEKILSGVGVAFMLLIALRARLREQGFFAGRREPDLRRSLDLVALGTIADIVPLVGLNRLLVRYGLDLLCQGGRPGIEALKTVTALDRVSCGDVGFRLAPRLNAAGRLEDAAQGVALLLETSPERALEMARQLDRVNGERQAIEQQTLQEAIDMVDETCLSDRRTIVLASDGWHPGVIGIVASRLVERYHRPAVLVALENGLGKGSARSIKGFHLYRAMESCRSLLEGFGGHEFAAGLTIRDSSIEDFRAAFEALGRETLNEEQLEPRLFFDGEVQLEELNFEPVDELRRLAPFGAGNPQPVFVARGVLVQRPQVVGNGHIRFIALQGGYSCPCIGFGLGERVSALNGRLDLLFAPQINEWQGRRTVQLLVKDFRSAE, from the coding sequence ATGAACCTGAAAAAGGTGACAGGCTTCCGCTGGGAACCCCGTGGTGAGCCGGCTGTCGCCCTGGTCGGAGCTCTGGCGAAATCCCTCGGCCTGTCGCCGCTGACAGCGACCGTGCTCGGCCAGCGTGGGGTTCGTCATGAGGAGGAGGGGCGGCTGTTTCTTGAGGGGCGGCTGGATGCCATACCCGATCCTTTTCAGATGAAGGACATGACCGCGGCGGTGGATCGGCTGGCCAAGGCCATTCACAAGGGAGAGCCGATCGCCGTCCACGGCGACTACGATGTCGATGGCATAACCGGCACCGCCCTGCTGGTGGAGACCCTGCGCCGCTTCGGCGCCACGGTTGAGTTTTTCATCCCCCTGCGCCTCAAGGACGGTTACGGCCTTTCCGGGGAGGCCCTGCAGCGGGCCGCCGAAGCAGGCGCCAGGGTGGCGGTTTCCGTAGACTGCGGGGTGTCTGCTCAGCAGGAGGCGAAGCTGGCGGAAGAGCTGGGACTCGACCTCATCATCACCGATCACCACCAGGTTCCTGCCGAACTGCCGAGGGCACTGGCCGTTGTCAATCCCGGGCGGCCCGACTGTCCATTTCCGGAAAAAATACTCTCCGGAGTGGGTGTCGCCTTCATGCTTCTGATCGCCCTGCGGGCGAGGCTGCGCGAGCAGGGCTTTTTTGCGGGACGCAGGGAGCCGGATCTGCGCCGGTCCCTCGATCTGGTGGCCCTGGGTACCATTGCCGACATCGTGCCCCTCGTCGGACTGAACCGCCTTCTGGTCCGATACGGGCTGGATCTGCTCTGCCAGGGCGGCCGGCCCGGCATAGAAGCACTGAAAACTGTCACAGCTCTCGACCGGGTATCCTGCGGCGACGTGGGGTTCCGCCTCGCTCCCCGACTCAACGCCGCCGGCCGGCTTGAGGATGCTGCCCAGGGGGTGGCTTTGCTGCTGGAAACTTCTCCTGAGCGCGCCCTTGAAATGGCCCGGCAACTGGATCGGGTCAACGGTGAGCGACAGGCCATCGAACAGCAGACACTGCAGGAAGCCATCGACATGGTCGATGAAACCTGTCTTTCCGACCGGCGAACCATTGTGCTGGCCAGTGATGGCTGGCATCCCGGAGTGATCGGTATCGTTGCCAGCCGCCTGGTGGAGCGGTACCACCGCCCCGCGGTTCTGGTCGCGCTGGAAAACGGCCTGGGCAAGGGATCCGCCCGATCCATAAAGGGGTTTCATCTTTATCGTGCGATGGAATCCTGCCGCTCGCTTCTCGAAGGTTTTGGCGGTCACGAATTCGCCGCCGGCCTGACCATACGCGACAGCAGCATTGAGGATTTTCGTGCGGCTTTTGAAGCCCTGGGTCGGGAGACGCTGAACGAGGAACAGCTGGAACCCAGGCTCTTTTTCGACGGAGAAGTCCAGCTGGAGGAGCTGAATTTCGAGCCGGTCGACGAATTGCGCCGCCTGGCACCCTTCGGTGCAGGCAATCCTCAGCCTGTCTTCGTGGCCCGCGGCGTTCTCGTGCAACGGCCGCAGGTCGTCGGCAATGGCCATATCCGATTCATCGCCCTGCAGGGGGGCTACAGCTGCCCCTGTATCGGCTTTGGCTTGGGCGAGCGGGTGTCGGCTCTGAACGGGCGCCTTGACCTGCTCTTTGCCCCTCAGATCAACGAATGGCAGGGGAGACGCACGGTCCAGTTGCTGGTCAAGGATTTTCGCTCGGCCGAATGA
- a CDS encoding thioredoxin family protein, whose protein sequence is MALVHSVDLPLGSTMPEFTLQDPDGKIYRSRDLFGSKGLLVLFTCNHCPYANAQWPRFVRLAEEFAPRGINTVAINANIHPDYPDDAPFRMKDKVAELAISFPYLVDETQQVATAFKAQCTPDPYLFDAEGNLAYHGRLDDNWQDESAVTRQELREAMGALAEGGSFMQNQKPSMGCSIKWRNS, encoded by the coding sequence ATGGCCCTGGTTCACTCCGTCGATCTGCCTCTCGGCAGCACCATGCCCGAATTCACCCTGCAGGATCCCGATGGCAAAATCTACCGCAGTCGCGATCTGTTCGGGTCAAAAGGGCTGCTGGTTCTTTTCACCTGCAACCACTGTCCTTACGCCAATGCCCAATGGCCGAGATTCGTTCGCCTGGCCGAGGAGTTTGCCCCTCGGGGAATCAACACGGTGGCCATTAACGCCAACATCCATCCCGATTACCCGGATGATGCTCCGTTCAGGATGAAGGACAAGGTTGCAGAACTGGCCATCTCTTTTCCCTACCTAGTGGATGAAACCCAGCAGGTGGCAACGGCCTTCAAGGCCCAATGCACGCCCGACCCCTATCTTTTCGATGCCGAAGGAAATCTGGCCTATCACGGCCGCCTCGATGACAACTGGCAGGACGAGAGTGCGGTCACACGGCAGGAACTGCGGGAAGCCATGGGGGCTTTGGCAGAGGGAGGTTCGTTCATGCAGAACCAGAAACCATCCATGGGGTGTTCAATCAAGTGGCGGAATTCGTAG
- a CDS encoding PAS domain S-box protein produces the protein MALIEKKSIIQGAAGSVSDQKKKEADSAQDGDEKQDEPCFVVGIGASAGGLDPLEKFFSALPQDIRLALVVAMPLPPEGPPLLADIVRHYTSMDVFTAEDLAPLLPNTVHIIPPDLHLKLKEGRLRVNRPSKISAAGHLPIDHLFSILAEEFGSRTIGVVLSGFGNDGVKGVKSIRERGGIVLVQDPETAVNPVMPQNVIATRFVDKVLPVEEIARKIGEIADNQADFTLPCRAEAQEQDLREVFTSVRLQTGHDFAPYKRSTVLRRLDRRMRVHGCQELEKYCDLLKQDAEEARALAREMLIGVTRFFRDPDAFEVLEKDVIPLLFADRDPADPVRVWHPCCSTGEEAYSVAILMREHLQQKGLANRVQIFATDIDEEAVAQGRSGLYHENIGPDVGPGRLETFFINQGGRLKVVKDLRDNILFAPQSLIKDPPFSRLDLLVCRNFLIYLNADMQKDLIALFHLALKPGGFLFLGASESVGPNSEFFTPLNKKWKIYQRKEIAPRQNAGLFPFWAPGLKSPLGTGRRQPAEVPAPSPAALAEKILLDRYSPPCVVINGKYEVLHITSPSRRYLEVPVGKPTRDILKMAREELRPALRAGIYKAFAEGTKVDFRGVRLAEEGGEAGVNIIVEPLPPHPVEGKLALVVLEPAPGPVAAPSPAADADFSRESLILQLEEQLRITDEQLQVTRVQLESSNDGFLETNNELLSINEEFQSANEELQSTNEELEASKEELQALNEEMVTVNAELHAKVEELDQMNSDMENLFTSSGIATIFLDRDLLIKRFSPAMAGLLNLIPADIGRPFRHMGGDIDWSLLQDDARKVLETLVPTEREVTTRGNLRHFLMRVLPYRTSEGALDGIVFTLVDITDRKCVEEKVRSVALFPEENPFPVMRVSKNGILRYANRSASELLTWWRCGPGDPVPDFVQVELVAAIENNSRREIEIESGTKIFSFSLVPIQEKGYVNLYASDVTKRKRAEAELRSSEERLRLFIRHAPVALAMFDREMRYLAASRRWRQDYNLGTLNLVGVSHYEVFPDIGEDWKEAHRRGLAGEVVQCKADLFRTVEGSCQWIRWEVRPWTDTNGAIGGIVIFTEDITERRQAEKALAESEARYRELVQNANSAILRWRSDGTLTFFNEYAQQLFGWSAEEALGRPVGIIVPDEETTGADLKGLVQDIVAHPERYRENINQNVCRDGRRVWMSWTNRAIRAEDGEVQEILAIGSDITQRKQAEDALREREEQFRVAFEQSSVAMVQVDPSSGRYLKVNEAFCRFLGYSEEELLQKTFGDVTHAGHCEESSTKHRALVRGEIDSFQTEKLYLRRDGTTVWGHLTVNLVNDSQGNPLCALAVIQDIDARRKAEEDLRHSQRLLAEAESLSHTGAWEWNVIDDRWTFSDEWLTIHGCLNPLIAVEALLAIAHPEDRAAVARAFEETLKGLAPYDLVHRIVRQNDGFVRTVHASGRFVQDSSGKVVKVYGFAQDITERRQAEEALKESEQRYRSFFQNNHAVMLLIDPESGAIVSANPAACDFYGHSLKKIICMNIAEINAEAKDQVQGKMQMAKTALRRHFIFKHRLADGQIRDVEVFSGPIPLEGRELLYSIVHDITDRKQAEESLQRNYQLLDLLETTASRLLTTDEPQEIVEALCRKVMTFLDCQTFFNFLVDEVSDRMYLNAYAGIPAEEAKKIEFLDYGVAVCGCAARDACRIVAEDIPNTPDPRTDLVHSFGIQAYACHPLMAQGRVLGTLSFGTRTRSRFTEEELALMKAVADQVAIAMERKRAREELQAAHADLETKVRERTAQLREKDQLLLQQNRQAAMGEMINNIAHQWRQPLNGLGLIVQALPMMLESGGLDRKALEDLGDKAMQIIHHMSQTIDDFRNYFKPEKEKMWFPASMAVHKTIRLIEEAFRNLNIIVDVEETGDPMIFGYPNEFGQVLLNVLINARDAFRERKVKNPKIRVCLGTENDRTVIIIADNAGGIAEDILEKVFDPYFTTKGPEHGTGIGLFMSKTIIEKNMGGRIYARNAAEGAEFRIEV, from the coding sequence ATGGCGCTAATTGAAAAGAAAAGCATCATCCAAGGGGCTGCAGGATCAGTATCCGATCAAAAGAAAAAAGAAGCGGACAGCGCACAGGATGGGGACGAAAAGCAGGATGAGCCCTGCTTTGTTGTCGGCATCGGTGCTTCCGCCGGAGGTCTCGATCCCCTGGAAAAATTCTTTTCCGCCCTGCCGCAGGACATTCGCCTGGCTTTGGTGGTGGCCATGCCTCTTCCCCCAGAAGGCCCTCCCCTGCTCGCTGACATTGTCCGCCATTACACCTCCATGGACGTGTTTACCGCAGAGGATCTGGCGCCCCTTCTTCCGAACACCGTCCACATTATACCGCCCGACCTTCACCTGAAACTTAAAGAAGGCAGGCTTCGGGTAAACCGACCTTCCAAAATTTCGGCCGCCGGACACCTTCCCATCGACCATCTCTTTTCCATTCTGGCCGAAGAATTCGGCAGCAGGACAATAGGAGTTGTTCTGTCCGGTTTCGGCAATGACGGTGTCAAGGGGGTGAAATCGATCAGGGAGAGGGGGGGGATCGTCCTGGTTCAGGACCCTGAAACCGCCGTCAACCCCGTCATGCCGCAAAACGTAATCGCCACCCGTTTTGTCGACAAGGTTCTGCCGGTGGAGGAGATTGCGCGCAAAATCGGGGAGATTGCCGACAATCAGGCCGACTTCACCTTGCCGTGCCGAGCGGAGGCCCAGGAACAGGACCTTCGGGAAGTCTTTACGTCGGTCAGGCTGCAGACCGGACACGATTTCGCTCCCTACAAGCGGAGTACCGTCCTGCGCAGGCTGGATCGGCGCATGAGGGTGCATGGGTGCCAGGAGCTCGAAAAATATTGTGATCTGCTCAAGCAGGACGCTGAAGAGGCCCGTGCCCTGGCCAGGGAAATGCTCATCGGGGTCACCCGGTTTTTCCGGGACCCTGATGCTTTCGAAGTATTGGAAAAGGATGTGATTCCTCTCCTTTTCGCGGACCGGGACCCTGCTGATCCGGTGAGGGTCTGGCACCCCTGCTGTTCCACGGGTGAAGAAGCCTATTCCGTCGCCATCCTGATGCGGGAGCATCTGCAGCAAAAAGGTCTCGCCAACCGGGTCCAGATCTTCGCCACCGACATCGACGAGGAGGCCGTAGCCCAGGGGCGGAGCGGACTTTATCACGAAAATATCGGGCCTGATGTGGGTCCCGGGCGGCTCGAGACATTCTTCATCAATCAGGGCGGCCGCCTCAAGGTTGTCAAAGACCTGCGTGACAACATTCTGTTCGCCCCCCAAAGTCTCATCAAGGACCCGCCCTTTTCCAGACTTGATCTGCTGGTCTGTCGAAACTTCCTCATCTACCTGAATGCCGACATGCAGAAGGATCTGATCGCTTTGTTTCATCTCGCGCTGAAACCGGGCGGATTTCTTTTTCTGGGAGCTTCGGAATCTGTGGGACCCAACTCGGAATTTTTCACGCCGCTGAACAAGAAATGGAAAATTTATCAGCGGAAAGAGATCGCCCCAAGGCAGAATGCAGGCCTCTTCCCCTTCTGGGCGCCGGGACTGAAATCCCCGCTCGGCACCGGGCGCCGGCAACCTGCCGAGGTCCCCGCTCCCTCCCCTGCAGCCCTTGCCGAAAAGATTCTTCTGGACCGGTATTCCCCCCCCTGCGTGGTCATCAACGGGAAGTACGAGGTGCTGCACATCACCTCCCCGAGCCGTCGCTATCTCGAGGTCCCGGTGGGAAAGCCGACCCGGGATATTTTGAAGATGGCCCGGGAGGAACTCAGGCCTGCTTTGCGGGCAGGCATCTACAAGGCGTTTGCGGAAGGGACCAAAGTCGATTTTCGTGGAGTGAGACTCGCCGAAGAAGGGGGGGAGGCCGGGGTGAATATCATCGTCGAGCCGCTGCCCCCGCACCCGGTCGAAGGGAAACTGGCGCTGGTCGTCCTGGAACCCGCACCCGGCCCGGTGGCTGCCCCTTCTCCTGCCGCCGATGCCGACTTTTCCCGGGAATCGCTCATTCTTCAGCTGGAAGAGCAGTTGCGAATCACCGATGAGCAGCTTCAGGTTACCAGGGTGCAGCTCGAGTCTTCCAACGACGGCTTTCTGGAGACCAACAACGAGTTGCTTTCGATCAATGAGGAATTTCAGTCGGCCAACGAGGAACTGCAATCGACCAACGAGGAGCTGGAGGCTTCCAAGGAGGAGCTTCAGGCCCTGAACGAGGAGATGGTCACGGTCAATGCCGAGCTCCATGCAAAAGTGGAAGAGCTCGATCAGATGAACAGCGACATGGAAAATCTTTTCACCAGCTCCGGAATCGCGACCATCTTCCTCGACCGTGATCTGCTCATAAAAAGGTTTTCTCCTGCCATGGCAGGGCTGCTCAATCTGATTCCCGCCGACATCGGCCGCCCCTTCCGGCATATGGGCGGGGATATCGACTGGAGCCTTCTGCAGGATGACGCCCGGAAAGTACTGGAGACTCTCGTTCCGACGGAAAGGGAGGTGACGACGCGGGGAAACCTGCGCCATTTCCTGATGAGGGTACTGCCCTACCGAACCTCCGAGGGAGCCCTGGACGGCATCGTCTTCACCCTGGTGGATATCACGGATCGGAAATGCGTTGAGGAGAAGGTCCGTAGCGTCGCCCTGTTCCCGGAGGAAAACCCCTTTCCCGTCATGAGGGTGTCTAAAAACGGGATTCTGCGCTACGCCAATCGATCCGCTTCCGAACTGCTGACATGGTGGCGGTGTGGGCCGGGGGATCCCGTTCCCGACTTCGTGCAGGTTGAACTGGTGGCGGCTATTGAAAACAACAGTCGACGAGAAATCGAAATCGAATCCGGAACGAAAATCTTTTCTTTTTCGCTGGTGCCGATTCAGGAGAAAGGCTATGTCAACCTCTATGCCAGCGATGTCACCAAACGCAAGCGGGCCGAGGCGGAGTTGCGTTCCAGCGAGGAGCGGCTGCGCCTGTTCATTCGACATGCACCTGTCGCCCTGGCCATGTTCGATCGGGAGATGCGATATCTTGCCGCCAGCCGCCGTTGGCGACAGGACTACAATCTGGGAACCCTGAACCTTGTCGGGGTTTCCCATTACGAGGTGTTTCCGGATATCGGTGAGGACTGGAAGGAAGCCCACCGGAGAGGGCTGGCCGGCGAGGTGGTTCAGTGCAAGGCGGATCTGTTCCGCACCGTCGAAGGTTCCTGCCAGTGGATCCGGTGGGAGGTTCGACCTTGGACCGATACCAACGGTGCGATCGGCGGCATCGTCATTTTCACCGAGGACATTACGGAGCGCCGCCAGGCCGAAAAGGCCCTTGCGGAGAGCGAGGCCCGTTACCGGGAACTGGTGCAGAACGCCAATAGCGCCATCCTCCGCTGGCGGTCAGACGGAACCCTTACCTTCTTCAATGAGTATGCCCAGCAGTTGTTTGGCTGGAGTGCAGAAGAGGCGCTCGGGCGGCCGGTCGGCATCATTGTTCCCGATGAGGAAACCACGGGAGCCGATCTGAAGGGACTGGTGCAGGATATCGTGGCCCATCCCGAGCGGTACCGGGAAAACATCAACCAGAATGTCTGTCGGGACGGAAGGCGTGTCTGGATGAGCTGGACCAACCGGGCCATCCGCGCAGAGGACGGAGAGGTTCAGGAAATACTCGCCATCGGCAGCGATATCACACAGCGAAAGCAGGCTGAGGACGCTCTGCGGGAGAGGGAGGAGCAGTTCCGGGTCGCCTTCGAACAGTCGAGTGTGGCAATGGTGCAGGTCGACCCCTCTAGCGGCCGATACCTGAAAGTCAACGAGGCATTCTGCCGTTTCCTGGGATATTCGGAAGAGGAGTTGCTGCAGAAGACCTTCGGCGATGTGACGCATGCTGGACACTGTGAAGAATCATCCACCAAGCACAGGGCCCTGGTGCGCGGGGAGATCGACAGCTTCCAGACCGAAAAGCTCTATCTGCGTCGTGATGGCACCACAGTCTGGGGTCATCTGACGGTGAATCTGGTGAACGATTCCCAGGGCAATCCCCTCTGCGCACTCGCCGTCATACAGGATATCGATGCCCGCAGAAAGGCCGAAGAGGACCTTCGCCACAGCCAGAGGCTTCTTGCCGAGGCCGAGTCGCTGTCCCACACCGGGGCCTGGGAATGGAACGTCATCGACGACCGCTGGACCTTTTCCGACGAGTGGCTGACCATCCACGGGTGCCTGAATCCCCTTATTGCCGTCGAAGCATTGCTGGCCATCGCTCATCCTGAGGACAGAGCCGCCGTGGCCCGGGCCTTTGAAGAGACTTTGAAGGGGCTCGCTCCTTACGACCTGGTTCATCGGATCGTGCGCCAGAATGACGGGTTTGTCCGTACCGTCCATGCCAGTGGACGGTTCGTTCAGGACAGCTCGGGCAAGGTGGTCAAGGTCTACGGCTTCGCCCAGGACATCACCGAGCGCAGGCAGGCAGAGGAGGCGTTGAAGGAGAGCGAACAGCGCTATCGAAGTTTTTTCCAGAACAACCATGCGGTCATGCTGCTCATCGATCCCGAAAGCGGGGCGATCGTCAGTGCTAATCCCGCCGCATGCGACTTCTACGGCCATTCTCTGAAGAAGATCATCTGCATGAATATCGCCGAGATCAACGCTGAAGCCAAAGACCAGGTCCAAGGAAAAATGCAGATGGCAAAAACCGCCCTGCGCCGTCACTTTATCTTCAAACACCGGCTGGCGGATGGACAGATCCGGGACGTGGAGGTGTTCAGCGGACCCATCCCCCTGGAAGGGCGGGAATTGCTCTATTCCATTGTGCACGACATCACCGATCGTAAACAGGCGGAAGAGTCGCTTCAGAGGAATTATCAGCTGCTCGACCTGCTGGAAACCACTGCCAGCAGGCTTCTCACGACCGATGAGCCTCAGGAGATCGTCGAAGCCCTGTGCCGGAAGGTCATGACGTTTCTGGACTGCCAGACTTTCTTCAATTTCCTTGTCGATGAGGTCAGCGACCGTATGTATCTCAATGCCTATGCCGGCATTCCGGCGGAAGAGGCAAAAAAAATCGAGTTTCTGGATTATGGCGTTGCCGTGTGCGGCTGTGCCGCCCGGGATGCCTGCCGGATCGTCGCCGAGGATATTCCCAATACGCCCGATCCCCGCACCGATCTGGTTCACTCCTTTGGCATTCAGGCCTACGCCTGTCACCCGCTGATGGCGCAGGGGCGGGTGCTGGGTACGCTGTCCTTCGGCACCCGCACCCGAAGCCGATTCACAGAGGAGGAACTTGCCTTGATGAAGGCAGTGGCCGACCAGGTCGCCATCGCCATGGAACGCAAGCGGGCCCGGGAAGAGCTGCAGGCCGCCCATGCCGACCTGGAGACCAAGGTGAGGGAGCGAACCGCGCAGCTGCGGGAAAAGGATCAGTTGCTCCTGCAGCAAAACCGTCAGGCGGCCATGGGGGAGATGATCAACAATATTGCCCATCAGTGGCGCCAGCCTCTCAACGGCCTGGGGCTGATCGTTCAGGCTCTGCCCATGATGCTTGAATCGGGCGGTCTGGACCGGAAGGCCCTGGAAGACCTGGGGGACAAGGCGATGCAGATCATTCATCACATGTCCCAGACCATCGACGATTTCCGCAACTATTTCAAGCCGGAGAAGGAGAAAATGTGGTTCCCGGCCAGCATGGCGGTCCATAAGACCATCAGACTGATCGAGGAAGCCTTCCGGAATCTGAATATCATTGTTGATGTAGAGGAAACCGGAGATCCGATGATCTTCGGTTACCCCAACGAATTCGGTCAGGTGCTTCTCAATGTTCTGATCAACGCCCGGGACGCTTTCCGGGAAAGAAAAGTGAAAAATCCGAAAATTAGGGTTTGCCTCGGCACGGAAAATGATAGAACCGTGATTATCATCGCCGATAACGCCGGGGGCATTGCAGAGGACATTCTGGAGAAGGTGTTCGATCCCTACTTTACCACCAAGGGGCCGGAGCACGGCACCGGAATAGGTCTGTTCATGTCCAAAACGATTATCGAAAAAAACATGGGCGGCAGGATTTACGCCCGGAACGCCGCCGAGGGCGCAGAATTCAGAATAGAGGTTTAA